The following are encoded together in the Tolypothrix sp. NIES-4075 genome:
- a CDS encoding glycosyltransferase domain-containing protein — MQIAEEPVFITLCDANSPLVQPLYSSLRGNLRILDNYSQQLGLLSKIFKVRDFLASNTDIADDTIIVFTDAYDVLCIRYDPAGLAADFSATGRDIIFGAETIFCHHSADVLPFFLSNYLGQPAKYLNSGFIIAYKWAYLRMLNYIATNFLEKYMMDSRQNDQRVISRFMLENSELGLLNMDIDSTFKFCYTHTYDNNPLCCDNLLSYFVHVTWLALEIQKQAYEEIQRVFNI, encoded by the coding sequence ATGCAAATTGCCGAAGAACCCGTTTTCATTACTCTGTGTGACGCGAACAGTCCACTTGTCCAGCCACTTTATTCATCATTACGAGGTAACTTGCGTATACTCGATAATTACTCTCAGCAGCTGGGACTTCTCTCAAAGATTTTTAAGGTTCGTGATTTCTTAGCTTCTAATACCGATATTGCTGACGACACAATCATCGTCTTTACAGATGCCTATGATGTCCTGTGCATTCGTTACGATCCTGCTGGATTAGCAGCAGACTTTAGTGCTACAGGTAGAGATATAATTTTCGGTGCCGAAACTATATTTTGCCACCACAGTGCCGATGTACTTCCCTTCTTCTTGTCTAATTATTTAGGACAGCCAGCAAAGTATCTCAACAGTGGGTTTATTATTGCCTACAAATGGGCTTATCTCCGTATGCTTAATTATATTGCAACTAATTTTTTAGAAAAGTATATGATGGATTCTCGTCAGAATGACCAGCGTGTGATTTCCCGATTCATGTTAGAAAACTCTGAACTGGGTTTGTTAAATATGGATATCGACAGCACATTCAAATTCTGCTATACCCACACCTACGACAATAATCCACTATGCTGTGACAATTTGCTGTCTTATTTCGTCCATGTAACCTGGCTGGCGCTGGAAATACAGAAACAAGCTTACGAGGAGATACAAAGAGTTTTCAATATTTAG